The nucleotide sequence GCAGAAGGCCTGTAAAGTCATCCCTTTTTAAGTGATGGCTTTTTTCTTGCATAAAAACACATAAAACAAGAAAAAGCATATTAGTTGATTTATATATATCTTACTTGTAAGATATATATATCGTACATGTTTTACAAACAGGTGGGACTTATGATCAATCTTTGAAGGAGAGGAATCATTTATGGCCATTACGTTGTTTACATCATGCAGCTGCTCATCCTGCAGAAAGACAAAGCTTTGGATGGAAGAGCACGATATTTTATATACAGAAAGAAATCTTTTAACTGAACCTCTGACAATGAAGGAACTTAAACAGATATTGCGTATGACAGAAGAAGGGACAGATGAAATTCTTTCAACCCGGTCGAAGCAGTTTCAGGAGCTTGACGTTAACCTCGATTCTTTGCACATGCACGAATTGCTTGAGCTTCTTAAGTCTAAACCAGGGTTGCTGCGGTGCCCGATTGTCATGGATGAAAAAAAATTTCTTGTAGGATTTAATGAAGATGAAATCCGCAAGTTTTTGCCAAGAAATATCAGGGCATACTTACTTAGACTGCTTGAAGCAAAAACGATGCTTCCAAATTAACTGGAGGAGTTTATACGGTGGAAGATTTTAAAGTGCCGGAAATGAGTGCAGAGAAGCTTAAGACAATCAAGAGAGAACTCACGCGCTTTATGATGTCCTACAAGTTTGCACTTGAAGAAATGAATACGAAAATAAATATTTTAAAACAGGAATTTCAGTATATTCACGATTACAGCCCTATTGAGCACGTAAGCTCGAGGCTTAAGTCGCCTGAAAGCATCATGAAAAAAATGCATCGTAAAAACTATGTTTTTTCACTGGAAGAAATCAGAAAAAATATGAAAGATATAGCGGGAATTCGTATAACATGCTCGTTTTTATCTGATATTTATCAGATCAGCGATATGATTCAAAACCAGAAAGACATCCATATCGTCGAATGCAAGGATTATATTAAGAACCCAAAGCCGAATGGCTACCAAAGCCTTCATTTATTGGCAGAAATTCCTGTTTTCATGTCTGACAGACAGGAGAATGTGATGGTTGAGGTTCAAATCCGAACGATAGCCATGGATTTCTGGGCAAGTCTTGAACATAAAATTTATTATAAATATAACCAGGCTATACCTGAACATTTGACTGATGAACTCAGAGAAGCGGCATTATCGGCAGCCGAGCTTGACCGGAAGATGGAAAGGCTGCACAATGAGATCACCGATTTGAAAAAAAACGGAGAAGAACAGCATCCTCTTGAGGAACAAATGCTGCTTCCTTTAGAACTGCTCGCCAAGCTTAGGCAGACAAGAGTATAACGCATGCTGGAGATGACCCCTATGAATACGAAAAGAAACGAAAATATCGTCTCCCTGTTTGAGATTTTTGTTTCACTGGAACGCAAATGGATGAATGACTGGAACCATGTGAATCAGGTGGGACTATCCAAAACCCATATTCTGATTCTGCAGATTCTCGAGACAGAAGGGCTCAAGCGTCCTTCGCTGCTTGCAGAGCAGCTTCAGATAACGACGGGCGGAGTCACCGTACTGACAAGCAAGCTGATTAAAGACGGCTTTGTGCAAAAGTGCCAGAGCGAAAGGGATCGCAGAGCTTATAACCTTGAAATAACAGAGACAGGAAAGGAACTGCTCCATTCCGCAAGAAAGCAGATCAACCAGCAGATTGAAAACATGTTCGGCATGCTTTCAGATGAGGAAATTCAAAATTTGCGGGACATTTTCCACAAATGTCTGATGGGTCAATAAACAAAAAGCCGGAAAATTCCGGCTTTTTTGTTTATTATTCTTCCGATGCGCAGGATTCACACAGCCATAACTCTTCTTTTTCTGAAAACGTCAGCTTTTTGTGAAAAGAACACTCATCACAAAGGTCTTCTCTTTCATTTTCGTTAGTCATCCTAAAAGCCTCCTTCATTCAAAGTCCCCATCGGAGCAGAAGCCATATTAATACCTATGATTATGATGGTAAATATACCCCTCCTTAATGGAATGGAAACCTTCCCACATTTGTCCCTGTGCCGCTTTGCAGTGTACTAATAAGTGATGGATAGTAATTCGACAGATGAGATGTAAATGCCTTTCTTCAGAAAAAAATTTTTTTCAATCATCTGGATTGATTAAAAAAAATAGACAGCTTATATAAAAAAAGAACCCATTCAGGTTCTTTAAGTCAGCCGGCATTCCTTTCAGACACTCTTTCTTTGATAACGGAAGGCAAACGTGCCGGAGCGCGCTTTAATTCAAAAAGAATATACCAGAGTGAGAGGCCAAGGGCAATCGATGCAATCACATCATAGATCACATGCTGTTTTACAAATAACGTTGACAGAATAATCAAAACTCCCGTCAGCTGAGAGATAAATGCAACCATTCTGCCAAGCTTGAATTTTGGAAGAACGAGCATAATGATGAAGGTAGTCAGTACATGAATGCTTGGGAAGCAGTTAAACGGCTGGTCGTTCTGATAAATCACCGAAACAAGATGGATAAGGAAACCATCACCCGTGAGTTCGGGTCTTGGAACAGTTGACTGGAAGAAAAAATAAACACCGAAGCAGATTAATTCTCCTGCAGTCAGGGCAATTACAGTTTTCCAGTAAACAGCTGAATCTTTCCACCAGAAAAACAGGAGAAACCCAAACATATACACATACCAGATGATATAAGGAAGAATGAAAACCGGGACAAATGGAATATAAGCATCTGCCGGAGCGGTCATGTCAACCGCATCTGTCTGCCTTTCATTTAAAAATTCATACATCAGTCCGAGAAGGGGGAATACGAGAAACCCGGATAAGTCTCTTATTTTAAGAAAATAGTTTTTTGTCATAAGAAAACGCTCCTGCAATAAGTTTGATAAAAATGTTATACCCGGCCAAACGTCAAGTTAATCTGTCTCTAATTGGAAATCACAATCTTACATTCTGCCAGATTATGAGTATAATGGAAGAAAGACAGAACATTCCTACTATACCTGCTGCGGTGAAAAAAAGGAATCTATTTTTTAAAAAGAGAGAGGGGGGAAACAAAATGAGGCTTCAGCCTGCAGAGGCAGCAATGAAAATTGTTGAAAAAAGGTTTCCTTCATGTTCCGCAGCTGTGCTTGCGGGAAGTGTAGTGAGAGGGGAAGGCACTCATACATCAGACTTGGATCTTGTCATATTTGACTCGAGCATTGAAGAGTCTTACAGAGAATCGTTTGTCGATTTCGGCTGGCCTGTAGAGGCATTTGTACATAATTTTTCATCTTATCGTTATTTTTTTGAGGAAGACTGCAAACGCGGAACACCATCAATGCCGAGAATGACAGCAGAAGGAATTGTGCTGAGGGGTGAGGAACTGCTTGCCCCGATTAAAAAGGAAGCATCAGCTCTGCTTGAAAAGGGTCCTGAGCCCCTGACACAAGAGGAAATTGACAGCAGACGCTATTTCATTACCGATGCTTTGGACGACTTTACCGGCTGTACAATTCGTGCGGAGGGCATTCATGTTGCAGGGAATCTTGCTGAACTCCTCCATCAATTTATTTTGCTTACAAACGGAAGATTTATAGGCAAATCAAAATGGATACATAGATCGTTAAAACAATTTGACGACCAGATGGCTGAATCATTTTTTGACGCATTTGAGGATTACTACCGCCTTGGAGAAAAAGAGAGCGTAATCCGTCTGGCCGAGGACATTTTAAAGCCGTATGGAGGAAGATTTTTTGAAGGGTTTTCATTAGGGAAAAACGAATAAGAAGGGGATGGATCATTTTGAAGACCATCGTAAGGCATCCGGAGAAGAAAGACACAGAAGCATTAATGGGGCTGATGTATGAGTACATTGTAGATTTTTATCAATGTGAAAAACCTGCTGAAGACAAGCTGACAAAGCTCATTGAAACGCTTTTTAAAGGAGAAAGAGGTATTCAGTTTGTTGCAGAAGCAGGAAATAAACTTGTCGGGTTTGCAACCCTTTATTTCACGTACAGCACAACAAGAGCAAGCGAGATTGCAGTAATGAATGATCTATATGTAAAGGAAGAATTCAGGGGGAAAGGTGCTGCTGAACAGCTTTTTAAAAGCTGCCATACATACTCGGTGGAGCATCATTTTGCTGCGATGACGTGGGAGACCGCTGAAAGCAATATAAGGGCTCAGCGTTTTTATGCCAGAATGGGCGGGAAAAAAGGTGAATTCCTGACCTATTCTATATAAAAGTGCAGATAAAAACGCTTGGAGGATTTCCAAGCGTTTATTTGAAAAAATGCCTGCAAAGAGAATGGTAGACCATTCCGAGAAAAGCTGCTGTCATTATGAC is from Bacillus sp. FSL H8-0547 and encodes:
- the spx gene encoding transcriptional regulator Spx, with amino-acid sequence MAITLFTSCSCSSCRKTKLWMEEHDILYTERNLLTEPLTMKELKQILRMTEEGTDEILSTRSKQFQELDVNLDSLHMHELLELLKSKPGLLRCPIVMDEKKFLVGFNEDEIRKFLPRNIRAYLLRLLEAKTMLPN
- a CDS encoding GTP pyrophosphokinase family protein, whose protein sequence is MSAEKLKTIKRELTRFMMSYKFALEEMNTKINILKQEFQYIHDYSPIEHVSSRLKSPESIMKKMHRKNYVFSLEEIRKNMKDIAGIRITCSFLSDIYQISDMIQNQKDIHIVECKDYIKNPKPNGYQSLHLLAEIPVFMSDRQENVMVEVQIRTIAMDFWASLEHKIYYKYNQAIPEHLTDELREAALSAAELDRKMERLHNEITDLKKNGEEQHPLEEQMLLPLELLAKLRQTRV
- a CDS encoding MarR family transcriptional regulator yields the protein MNTKRNENIVSLFEIFVSLERKWMNDWNHVNQVGLSKTHILILQILETEGLKRPSLLAEQLQITTGGVTVLTSKLIKDGFVQKCQSERDRRAYNLEITETGKELLHSARKQINQQIENMFGMLSDEEIQNLRDIFHKCLMGQ
- a CDS encoding phosphatase PAP2 family protein, with translation MTKNYFLKIRDLSGFLVFPLLGLMYEFLNERQTDAVDMTAPADAYIPFVPVFILPYIIWYVYMFGFLLFFWWKDSAVYWKTVIALTAGELICFGVYFFFQSTVPRPELTGDGFLIHLVSVIYQNDQPFNCFPSIHVLTTFIIMLVLPKFKLGRMVAFISQLTGVLIILSTLFVKQHVIYDVIASIALGLSLWYILFELKRAPARLPSVIKERVSERNAG
- a CDS encoding nucleotidyltransferase domain-containing protein, with the translated sequence MRLQPAEAAMKIVEKRFPSCSAAVLAGSVVRGEGTHTSDLDLVIFDSSIEESYRESFVDFGWPVEAFVHNFSSYRYFFEEDCKRGTPSMPRMTAEGIVLRGEELLAPIKKEASALLEKGPEPLTQEEIDSRRYFITDALDDFTGCTIRAEGIHVAGNLAELLHQFILLTNGRFIGKSKWIHRSLKQFDDQMAESFFDAFEDYYRLGEKESVIRLAEDILKPYGGRFFEGFSLGKNE
- a CDS encoding GNAT family N-acetyltransferase, giving the protein MKTIVRHPEKKDTEALMGLMYEYIVDFYQCEKPAEDKLTKLIETLFKGERGIQFVAEAGNKLVGFATLYFTYSTTRASEIAVMNDLYVKEEFRGKGAAEQLFKSCHTYSVEHHFAAMTWETAESNIRAQRFYARMGGKKGEFLTYSI